Genomic DNA from uncultured Desulfuromusa sp.:
GTCTGCTCGATCAGCTTTTGGTCCATGGTTACAAGCCCGGAAATTGAATCACGCAGGAGAAAAACAACCGGTCCGAAAGTCATGGCCAGATATAAAGGCAGGGGCATTTTTTTGACCACCCCCCCTTCGGACTTGGCAAAGAACGTTAAAAAAGGATTCAATTCTTCATTTGTGTCCTGATGCAAAAATTTCGCGTGTTTTTTATCAACGCCGTAGGGTGAGCTGTAATATTGTTCAAGGAATTTGAATTCCTGGGGATGCCGGTTCAGATAGTTTATCAAACGAGTGATGAGTTGGATGAATCGCTGCCGGTCCGGAAGAGAGTTATCAAGATTTTCGATCAAAGCTGCCTGAACTTCTTGCTCTACTTTTTCCGAAACGGCATGAATCAACTCGTCCTTATCCTTGAAATAGCGATAAATACTTCCGACACCAACCTTGGCCAAACCTGCCAGCTGCGAAACAGGAGCGCAGTGAAAACCATTTTCAGCAAACAGCGTCAACGCTGCCTGCAAAATGGCATCAGATTTACTTTTACCAGTGTTTGACATAGCAATCCTCCCCGGAGTGAACATTCAGTCAGTATGGATTGTTTGTTTTAAAGGTGTCAAGATTATTTCAGATTTTCAACTTCCGGGAGCCTTCCAGGTATCTGATAAAGCAAACCTTGACGAAAAGAGAGATGACATTCATTATCACCTCTTGCTGAACAATTTGATGATTGGAGGTTTTAGACAGCCATGAAAATTTTGTTTCTTCACGGACTCGAATCAGGACCACATGGAAGCAAGTACCAAGCATTGAAAAAGATGTTTGCAGAAGTTATTTCTCCAGATTGCAGTGGTGTAAAAGATGAAATGGAACGCCTGAGAATCATTGAACAAGAGATCAGATCTGAAACAGGCCCCTTTCTGGTTGTTGGTTCAAGTATGGGAGGCTTAATAGCATTGCTCCTGCAAAAGCGTTGCCCCGAACAGGTTTCAGGTTTGGTTCTCTGTGCTCCAGCTATTCATCGGCCTGCGGCTAAAAACCTGAATTTAAAAAATTTACCCCCAACTCTCGTCATCCACGGAATCCAGGATGATGTGGTTCCCATAGACGTCAGTCGGCGCTTCGGAAACAGGTTGAGGGCGGTCAATGACGACCACCGCCTTAGTCAAAGTATGGACGAGATTCTCCGGGCCGTTTTTGAGATAAAATTGGCACTTCATGCAACATCCAACGAGAAAACGCCATTTATTAAAGACTCTCTATCTTAGCCTCAGTGTGTATTATTTATTACACCTGTTCTACAAACAACATTTGAAGAACTGAACAAAACATGAGTTTATTCTGCTTTCCGACTCACCTATCTACTGATTGACTGATAAAGGGACCTTTGATTTGAAGTCAAAACATCTCTCTAGCTCTCGTGATTATACAATTCTCAAGCAGGCGACACTTTTTAAATCTATTGATGAAGAGACACTCAGGCAGATGGTCGCAGCTCTGTCGAGAAAAAGGATGACACTGCCTAAAGACTTCCCGGCAGAAGTGAAATTCAATACGATGAAGTATTTTTATGTCATTGTCTCCGGGCGGATAAAAATCTCCCAGATCAACCCTGACACCGGTCGGGAATTTGCTTTTTTACTCCTCGGTCCCGGGGATGTCTTTGATGTCATCTGCCTTGTTGATGATCAGGAACACCTTGTTCAAATTGACATTCTTGAAGATGTTCAAATTTTGTATATTTTTATGCGCGAGGTCCGCTTCTGGATCCAGAATCATGCCGACTTCAACAAAACCTTATGTTAGAGATAAAAAACCTGAAAAACTAATTCATCCGGAATATGTAGCTTATCTGGTCGATAAATTGGCAGATGATGATACAATCTTTACGGTTGATACAGGAATGAGTGCCGTATGGGCTGCGCGTTACTTAAAAGCGGGAACAAATCGTTACCTTACTGGTTCGGTTAATCATGGATCTATGGCTAATGCCATGCCTATGGCCATAGGTGCCAGCTTATCGCTCCCCAATCGACAAGTGATAGCATTTTGTGGAGATGGCAAAAATAGTAGGGACAACCAAGAGTGATTTAAAATACCTAAGAGAATTATTATAAACATCATGAAAGAAACTATTAAATTTACAATCATTGCCCTGCTAATTTTTGTCGTACTCATCGGTATTATTATATGGCCGTTACCAGGCTTTATTGTTCTGGTAGTTTTTCTCCTATTGCTGGGGTTCTATGATTTATTTCAGAAAAAACATACGATTCTTAGAAACTTTCCTGTTATAGGTCATATTCGTTACTTATTGGAAATGATCGGTCCTGAAATTCATCAATATTTCGTAGAATCCGATACTGATGGCAAACCCATTGATAAGAATCACCGCAGTTACATCTACGAGCGAGCCAAAGAACAAAACGAAACACACCCATTTGGCACAGAACTCGATGTATATGATGATAATTATAAATGGATGCAGCACAGTATTTATCCCGCTATGAAAATGAAAACACCTCCACGAGTTACCATTGGAGGAAAAAGTTGCCAACAGCCTTATAGTGCCAGCATCTTTAATATTTCAGCCATGAGTTATGGAGCTTTGAGCCAAAATGCCATCCAGGCGTTAAATCTGGGGGCTAAAGCGGGTAACTTTTTTCACGATACAGGTGAAGGGGGTATCTCAAAATACCATTTACAAGGTGGGGATCTCGTGTGGGAAATCGGGACAGGTTATTTTGGTTGTCGCACAAACGAAGGTAAGTTTGATGCGGAAAAATTCAAAGAAAAAGCAAATTCAGAAGCTGTAAAAATGATTGAGATCAAAATCTCACAAGGAGCAAAACCTGGTCATGGTGGTGTCCTTCCCGCAGCTAAAAATAATCAGGAAATTGCTGAAATAAGGGGTGTTCCACCACATACAGATGTTCTTTCCCCCCCTGGTCATTCAGCTTTTAGTGATGCAGAAGGGTTATTACAGTTTGTTCAGCAATTGAGAGTATTATCTAACGGAAAACCTGTTGGCTTCAAGCTTGCTGTAGGAAGTAAACAAGAATTTATCGAAATATGTGAGAAAATGGTGGAGACAGGCATAAAGCCGGATTTCATCACTGTGGACGGTGCAGAAGGTGGCACAGGTGCCGCTCCTATCGATTTCTCAAACTACGTCGGTATGCCTTGGGAAGATGCTTTGATTTTTGTCGTCGATACACTCCATGCTTACAAGCTAAAAAAAGAAATAAAGATTATAACTGCTACTAAGATATTTACAGCATTTGATATCTTCAAAGCTCTTTGTCTCGGGGCGGATGTTTGTAATTCCGCTCGTGGTATGATGCTGGCCTTGGGCTGTATACAAGCCTTGAAATGTAATACGAATGAGTGTCCTACAGGAGTCGCTACGAATAACCCAAAACTTGTAAGAGGTTTGGTTGTTGCAGAAAAATGGAAAAGAGTCAGGAACTACCATAAGAACATACTTGGAGATTTTCTGGAATTATTGGCCGCATCAGGCTGTCAGTCGCTTGAAGAGATGGATAGAAGTTTAATTTATAAAAAAGTAGATAAGCAATGGCAATCATACTCTTGAAGACTATTGACACATCACTCCTGAAAACTAACCGAAAAATCGAATTCACATTGAATTTTTTACAGGCCCTTTTGTGAGCAGATTTAAGTTTTCTTCCATCTGCCAAGTCATCCGAAAAAATCAATTAGGGCCTTCAGGAAACTTTTCCGGCGACTGTTTCTGTCTCGTTGTATAAAGTTTTAGATCACAGGGGACTGAGGCATAACATAAGATGAAACCCTTTTTTATTTCTTCAAGTATTGTACTGATCATATTGTTAGTCGGTTTTTTTCTGTTACAGCCGGTAACAAGAAACCTGGTGTACTATCTCTGGTGGAAGACAACTCCAAAATCCGTCATTTCAGAAGGAAATATCACTTCAAGAGATGCCAACATTCACTATGTCTCCTATGGATCCGGCTCACCAATACTGCTCCTTCATGGGGGATTAAGCCACAGGTTCATCTGGTTCTCTCAAATCCCCTGGTTGGTAAATTCTGGTCGACAGGTCATTTTGCTGGACACTCGGGGACATGGAGACTCAGATCTTGGTGATTCTGAACTGAGTTATCATTTAATGGCTGATGATACAATCCAGGTCCTCGATCAACTCAGCATCCAGAAGACGGACGTCATTGGCTGGAGTGACGGAGCCAACACGGCTTTGCAGCTCGCCCTTGTCTGGCCACAAAGAGTACACCGAATCATTGCTATCAGCGGCAACTCAGATCCTTCCGGGCTCACAACCGAAGCACAGATGAACGGTCAGGAAAGAAGCAGCGGACTGACCTACTGGTTTTACCGCTGGTGGACTGGTGCGGGCGATCGTCTTGATAAACTTGAAACAAGCATCAGGACATTATGGCAGAGCGGTCCCCACCTGACAGCAGCAGATCTGCGTAAAATAAAAAATCCAGTCCTTGTCGTTGTTGGTGAACATGACCTGATCACACTTGATCATACAGAAAAAATGGCCAGCAGGTTGGCAAACGGAAAACTAGCTATCGTCCCCGATGGTGGACATTTAACTATCTTTACCCATGCCCGTGAAATCAACAGATTGATAGGAAATTTTCTGGCTATCCCGACAAGCAACGAAGATGATCATGATTAACATTTTTCAAATTTGAAAGTTTGATATGGTTATATTCAAACTTTGATGATTTTTTGAACACGACATCAATCCTTCTCAGCAAAGAAACCGAGGACATATAAAAGTGTTAAAGCAACGATCCTCAATACCCCACAAGGTACTGCCTTTCATCATTCTGATTCTTTTTTCAGGTGCAATATGGATATTGCACGACTCACTACAAGAATTTCACTACCATCACATCCTGCAGCAACTCAAGTCGATCTCATCTTCACGTATTGCCATGGCCATTGGCTTAACGATATTAAGCTACCTGATCATGACCGGTTACGATCATTTGGCAATCAGGTATATCAAAAATCCAATTGGAATCGCGAAAGTGACCCTTGCGTCTTTTATCAGTTACGCCTTCAGTAATACAATTGGATTATCTCTTTTAACTTCAGGATCAATCCGCTATCGCCTCTATTCCTCATGGGGCTTATCAGCGGAACGTATTGCCCGTCTGGTTGCCTTTACAGTACTGACTTTTTGGTTGGGCATTGGCACAATCGGCAGCATCATATTTATTGTCGAGCCTTTATCAATCCCAATCCTGAAACATTTCCCCATCCACTCAACTCGCCCGCTTGGCTACGTTCTGGCCTCTCTGGTTGGCAGCTATTTGCTGATTGTCCTGTTCAGAAAAACCCCCTTTCATTTCCGGAACTGGGAGCTACGCCTTCCTTCAATCGCTGTAGCCTGGACGCAGCTACTCATCGGCTCTCTTGACTGGATGCTGGCCGGATGTGTTCTTTATGTCCTCTTGCCTGAACACATCGGGATATCCTTTTTTCAATTCCTCGGGATCTTTCTCTTAGCTCAGGTTGTGGCATTGATCAGCCACGTCCCGGGAGGATTGGGAGTCTTCGAATCAATGATTCTGCTCTCTGCTCCCAGTATCCCGGCTGATATGCTTCTTGGATCCATGTTGATCTATCGAGGTATTTATTATCTGTTACCTCTGACTCTTGCCGCTTTGCTGCTCGGCGGAGGAGAACTCCTGCAGAAAAAAACTCAAGTTTCAAAGGCGATTCTCTTTGCCGGGCAATTCGGTCGCACTGCAATCCCACACCTTCTAGCGGCAACAACCTTGACATCTGGTGCTGTTCTTCTGTTCTCCGGCGTCACTCCGGTGGCTCCGGGGCGTCTGAACGGAATCAAAGAAGTTCTATCCCTGCCGGTCATAGAATTATCACATTTTCTCAGTAGCCTCATCGGGATTGGTCTTTTGTTGCTGGCCCGAGGACTGCAACGACGCCTTGATGCCGCTTATGTCTTGGCCGCAATTCTTCTCGGAACCAGTAGTCTATTGGCTCTTCTTAAAGGTGGAAACTACGAAGAATCAATCTTGCTGGGACTTATGCTGATAGCGCTACTGCCCTGTCGATCACATTTTTATCGCAAGGCTTCACTCTTCAATGAAACCTTTACTCCGGGTTGGAATGTTGCTGTTCTATTGATTCTGGGAAGTTCGATCTGGCTTGGGATTTTCACTTACAAGCATGTCGACTATTCCAGTCAACTCTGGTGGCAGTTTACTCTTCATGGTGGTGCTCCAAGATTTCTGCGTGCCACTGTCGGGTCTGTTATTCTCCTCCTCGCCCTGGCCATTGCAAGACTGCTGCGAACAACACCTGAAGATCCAACTGAGCCGGGACCAGATGAATTGATCAGGGCAAAACAGATTATCAGCCAATCCCCTGCGACCGAAGCCAACCTTGCCTTGCTTGGTGATAAAACTCTGTTGTTTAATGAGCAGCAAAACAGCTTTATCATGTACGGCGTGGAAGGAAACTCATGGATCGCTATGGGTGACCCAATCGGCCCCCCTGAAGAGGCTAATTCTCTAGCCTGGTCATACCGTGAGCTGGTGGAGCGACACGGTGGACAAACAATTTTTTACGAAGTCGGTACCCATATGCTGCCCGTTTATCTCGATATGGGTCTCACATTATTAAAGCTTGGAGAGCAGGCAAGTGTTCCTCTGATAAATTTCTCACTGGAGGGATCAGAACGCAAAGGATTACGCTATATCTATCGACGGCTAAATAA
This window encodes:
- the mprF gene encoding bifunctional lysylphosphatidylglycerol flippase/synthetase MprF codes for the protein MLKQRSSIPHKVLPFIILILFSGAIWILHDSLQEFHYHHILQQLKSISSSRIAMAIGLTILSYLIMTGYDHLAIRYIKNPIGIAKVTLASFISYAFSNTIGLSLLTSGSIRYRLYSSWGLSAERIARLVAFTVLTFWLGIGTIGSIIFIVEPLSIPILKHFPIHSTRPLGYVLASLVGSYLLIVLFRKTPFHFRNWELRLPSIAVAWTQLLIGSLDWMLAGCVLYVLLPEHIGISFFQFLGIFLLAQVVALISHVPGGLGVFESMILLSAPSIPADMLLGSMLIYRGIYYLLPLTLAALLLGGGELLQKKTQVSKAILFAGQFGRTAIPHLLAATTLTSGAVLLFSGVTPVAPGRLNGIKEVLSLPVIELSHFLSSLIGIGLLLLARGLQRRLDAAYVLAAILLGTSSLLALLKGGNYEESILLGLMLIALLPCRSHFYRKASLFNETFTPGWNVAVLLILGSSIWLGIFTYKHVDYSSQLWWQFTLHGGAPRFLRATVGSVILLLALAIARLLRTTPEDPTEPGPDELIRAKQIISQSPATEANLALLGDKTLLFNEQQNSFIMYGVEGNSWIAMGDPIGPPEEANSLAWSYRELVERHGGQTIFYEVGTHMLPVYLDMGLTLLKLGEQASVPLINFSLEGSERKGLRYIYRRLNKEGSSFEVYPADRTSEILPELRRISDIWLKEKSVREKGFSLGFFDESYLLNFPVAIVRQEEEIVAFANLWMGASQEELSIDLMRYSPEAPRSIMDYLFTNLMLWGKEQGYQSFNLGMAPLSGLENRSFAPLWNRIGSIIFSKGEHFYNFEGLREYKQKYKPVWSPRYLACPGGLALPRILTNVTSLISGGIKGVFIK
- a CDS encoding alpha/beta hydrolase, with the protein product MYYLWWKTTPKSVISEGNITSRDANIHYVSYGSGSPILLLHGGLSHRFIWFSQIPWLVNSGRQVILLDTRGHGDSDLGDSELSYHLMADDTIQVLDQLSIQKTDVIGWSDGANTALQLALVWPQRVHRIIAISGNSDPSGLTTEAQMNGQERSSGLTYWFYRWWTGAGDRLDKLETSIRTLWQSGPHLTAADLRKIKNPVLVVVGEHDLITLDHTEKMASRLANGKLAIVPDGGHLTIFTHAREINRLIGNFLAIPTSNEDDHD
- a CDS encoding thiamine pyrophosphate-dependent enzyme, with the protein product MPTSTKPYVRDKKPEKLIHPEYVAYLVDKLADDDTIFTVDTGMSAVWAARYLKAGTNRYLTGSVNHGSMANAMPMAIGASLSLPNRQVIAFCGDGKNSRDNQE
- a CDS encoding cyclic nucleotide-binding domain-containing protein; translation: MKSKHLSSSRDYTILKQATLFKSIDEETLRQMVAALSRKRMTLPKDFPAEVKFNTMKYFYVIVSGRIKISQINPDTGREFAFLLLGPGDVFDVICLVDDQEHLVQIDILEDVQILYIFMREVRFWIQNHADFNKTLC
- a CDS encoding TetR/AcrR family transcriptional regulator; the protein is MSNTGKSKSDAILQAALTLFAENGFHCAPVSQLAGLAKVGVGSIYRYFKDKDELIHAVSEKVEQEVQAALIENLDNSLPDRQRFIQLITRLINYLNRHPQEFKFLEQYYSSPYGVDKKHAKFLHQDTNEELNPFLTFFAKSEGGVVKKMPLPLYLAMTFGPVVFLLRDSISGLVTMDQKLIEQTAEACWDAIKA
- a CDS encoding FMN-binding glutamate synthase family protein encodes the protein MKETIKFTIIALLIFVVLIGIIIWPLPGFIVLVVFLLLLGFYDLFQKKHTILRNFPVIGHIRYLLEMIGPEIHQYFVESDTDGKPIDKNHRSYIYERAKEQNETHPFGTELDVYDDNYKWMQHSIYPAMKMKTPPRVTIGGKSCQQPYSASIFNISAMSYGALSQNAIQALNLGAKAGNFFHDTGEGGISKYHLQGGDLVWEIGTGYFGCRTNEGKFDAEKFKEKANSEAVKMIEIKISQGAKPGHGGVLPAAKNNQEIAEIRGVPPHTDVLSPPGHSAFSDAEGLLQFVQQLRVLSNGKPVGFKLAVGSKQEFIEICEKMVETGIKPDFITVDGAEGGTGAAPIDFSNYVGMPWEDALIFVVDTLHAYKLKKEIKIITATKIFTAFDIFKALCLGADVCNSARGMMLALGCIQALKCNTNECPTGVATNNPKLVRGLVVAEKWKRVRNYHKNILGDFLELLAASGCQSLEEMDRSLIYKKVDKQWQSYS
- a CDS encoding YqiA/YcfP family alpha/beta fold hydrolase gives rise to the protein MKILFLHGLESGPHGSKYQALKKMFAEVISPDCSGVKDEMERLRIIEQEIRSETGPFLVVGSSMGGLIALLLQKRCPEQVSGLVLCAPAIHRPAAKNLNLKNLPPTLVIHGIQDDVVPIDVSRRFGNRLRAVNDDHRLSQSMDEILRAVFEIKLALHATSNEKTPFIKDSLS